In one Streptomyces sp. NBC_00597 genomic region, the following are encoded:
- a CDS encoding biotin carboxylase N-terminal domain-containing protein encodes MTNLTSLLVANRGEIAVRVFRTARALGLATVAVHSDPDADALHVREADAAVRLPGAAPADTYLRGDLVIKAALAAGADAVHPGYGFLSENAGFARDVAAAGLTWIGPPPEAIEAMASKTRAKELMRAAGVPLLDPVDPAAATAADLPLLLKAAAGGGGRGMRVVRDLDTLKEEMQAASAEAASAFGDGEVFAEPYVERGRHVEVQILADSHGTVWALGTRDCSLQRRHQKVIEEAPAPALPETLRTTLHEAAVAAARAVSYQGAGTVEFLVAADGRPYFLEMNTRLQVEHPVTEAVFGLDLVALQLRIAEGAALPLTPPEPTGHAVEARLYAEDPAQDWRPQTGVLHTLDVPGGGPLGEAGGKVRVDTGFADGDTVGVHYDPMLAKVVAHAPTRAEAVRVLAHALAGARIHGLTTNRELLVRSLRHPEFAEARLDTGFYERHLGSLTEGAPDATLSAVAAALAAAAPAADAPLATRLGGWRNLRSQPQIRRYSAAGTAYEVRYRPVRSGPPELVDHPGVRVLSVEPGRVSLEVEGVRRMFHVKRKSNAEGAQAETYIDSTLGAHTLTPVPRFADPQDRTEPGSLLAPMPGTVVRVAEGLAPGAAVTAGQPLLWLEAMKMEHRIVSPASGTLTALHATLGHQVEFGALLAVVQEETPA; translated from the coding sequence ATGACGAACCTGACCTCCCTCCTGGTCGCCAACCGCGGTGAGATCGCGGTCCGCGTCTTCCGCACCGCCCGCGCCCTGGGCCTGGCCACCGTCGCCGTCCACTCCGACCCCGACGCCGACGCCCTGCACGTACGGGAGGCCGACGCGGCCGTGCGCCTGCCCGGCGCCGCCCCCGCCGACACCTACCTGCGCGGCGACCTGGTCATCAAGGCCGCCCTCGCCGCAGGCGCGGACGCCGTCCACCCCGGCTACGGATTCCTGTCCGAGAACGCAGGCTTCGCCCGCGACGTCGCCGCCGCCGGACTCACCTGGATCGGCCCGCCGCCCGAAGCCATCGAGGCGATGGCCTCCAAGACCCGGGCCAAGGAGCTGATGCGCGCCGCCGGGGTCCCGCTCCTCGACCCCGTCGACCCGGCTGCTGCCACCGCCGCCGACCTGCCCCTTCTCCTCAAGGCCGCCGCGGGCGGCGGCGGACGCGGCATGCGCGTCGTACGCGACCTCGACACCCTCAAGGAGGAGATGCAGGCGGCCTCCGCCGAGGCGGCCTCCGCCTTCGGCGACGGCGAGGTCTTCGCCGAGCCCTACGTCGAGCGCGGCCGCCACGTCGAGGTCCAGATCCTCGCCGACTCCCACGGAACCGTCTGGGCACTCGGCACCCGCGACTGCTCCCTCCAGCGCCGTCACCAGAAGGTCATCGAGGAGGCCCCGGCACCGGCACTCCCCGAGACCCTGCGCACCACCCTCCACGAGGCCGCCGTCGCCGCCGCCCGCGCGGTCTCCTACCAGGGCGCGGGTACCGTCGAGTTCCTCGTCGCCGCCGACGGGCGGCCGTACTTCCTGGAGATGAACACCCGCCTCCAGGTGGAACACCCCGTCACCGAAGCCGTCTTCGGACTCGACCTCGTCGCCCTGCAACTGCGCATCGCCGAGGGTGCGGCCCTGCCGCTGACACCCCCCGAGCCCACCGGCCACGCCGTCGAGGCCCGCCTGTACGCCGAGGACCCCGCCCAGGACTGGCGCCCCCAGACCGGAGTCCTGCACACCCTCGACGTCCCCGGCGGGGGTCCCCTCGGCGAAGCCGGGGGGAAGGTCCGCGTGGACACCGGATTCGCCGACGGGGACACCGTCGGCGTCCACTACGACCCGATGCTCGCCAAGGTCGTCGCCCACGCCCCCACCCGGGCCGAGGCAGTCCGCGTCCTCGCCCACGCCCTGGCCGGAGCCCGCATCCACGGTCTCACCACCAATCGGGAGCTCCTCGTACGCTCCCTGCGCCACCCGGAGTTCGCCGAGGCACGGCTCGACACCGGGTTCTACGAACGCCACCTCGGGTCCCTCACCGAAGGCGCCCCGGACGCCACCCTGTCCGCGGTCGCCGCCGCGCTCGCCGCCGCCGCACCGGCCGCGGACGCCCCGCTCGCCACCCGGCTCGGCGGCTGGCGCAACCTCCGCTCCCAGCCGCAGATCCGCCGCTACAGCGCGGCCGGCACCGCGTACGAGGTCCGTTACCGGCCCGTCCGCAGCGGACCCCCGGAGCTCGTGGACCACCCCGGCGTTCGAGTCCTCTCCGTGGAACCCGGGCGCGTCAGCCTCGAAGTCGAGGGCGTCCGCCGGATGTTCCACGTGAAACGCAAATCGAACGCCGAGGGCGCGCAGGCCGAGACGTACATCGACTCCACGCTCGGCGCGCACACCCTCACCCCCGTCCCCCGGTTCGCCGATCCCCAGGACCGCACCGAACCCGGCTCCCTGCTCGCCCCCATGCCCGGCACCGTCGTCCGCGTCGCCGAGGGCCTCGCCCCCGGCGCCGCCGTCACCGCCGGGCAGCCCCTGCTCTGGCTGGAGGCCATGAAGATGGAGCACCGCATCGTCTCGCCCGCCTCCGGCACGCTCACCGCGCTCCACGCCACGCTCGGCCACCAGGTCGAGTTCGGCGCCCTGCTCGCCGTAGTCCAGGAGGAAACGCCAGCATGA